Proteins encoded in a region of the Streptomyces sp. NBC_00513 genome:
- a CDS encoding ABC transporter permease, whose amino-acid sequence MKRNLPIFGVLAVLLVAIAIANPFFLEPDGFLAFVKLAAPLAILAAGQYFVIVSGEFDLSVGSLVTAEVVIAARLIDGDSGATWPVILLLLAFGALIGAVNGLVTTLLRVPSFIVTLGSLLILSGAVFLWTGGSPRGALSEEFRQFGRGTLGPVPWSVLVLAAIVAGVIALMRSDFGRTLMAAGDNPVAAGLSGVRVRRVKTMAFVLSGLSAAVCAILLGGFAGVSAKVGEGLEFQAITAVVLGGVVLGGGRGSAVAAIAGAFTLQALFTLLNLHGISGALEFTVQGIILIVAVALGSVQFPRRAKSASTTA is encoded by the coding sequence ATGAAGCGCAATCTCCCCATCTTCGGCGTGCTGGCCGTCCTTCTCGTGGCGATCGCGATCGCCAACCCCTTTTTCCTTGAACCGGACGGCTTCCTGGCCTTCGTCAAGCTGGCCGCGCCGCTGGCCATCCTCGCCGCCGGCCAGTACTTCGTCATCGTGTCCGGCGAGTTCGACCTCTCCGTCGGCTCGCTCGTCACCGCCGAAGTGGTGATCGCCGCCCGGCTGATCGACGGGGACTCCGGCGCCACCTGGCCGGTCATCCTGCTCCTGCTCGCCTTCGGCGCCCTCATCGGTGCCGTCAACGGGCTGGTGACCACATTGCTGAGGGTGCCGTCCTTCATCGTGACCCTGGGCTCGCTCCTGATCCTGTCCGGCGCCGTCTTCCTGTGGACCGGCGGCTCCCCGCGCGGCGCGCTGTCGGAGGAGTTCCGCCAGTTCGGCCGCGGCACCCTGGGGCCCGTGCCGTGGTCGGTACTCGTCCTCGCCGCCATCGTCGCCGGCGTCATCGCGCTCATGCGCTCCGACTTCGGCCGCACCCTGATGGCCGCGGGTGACAACCCGGTCGCCGCCGGCCTGTCCGGGGTGCGCGTGCGGCGCGTGAAGACCATGGCCTTCGTCCTGTCCGGACTGTCGGCCGCGGTCTGCGCCATCCTGCTCGGCGGATTCGCCGGCGTGTCCGCCAAGGTCGGCGAGGGCCTGGAGTTCCAGGCGATCACCGCGGTCGTGCTCGGCGGTGTCGTCCTCGGCGGAGGCCGCGGATCCGCCGTGGCCGCCATCGCCGGCGCATTCACCCTGCAAGCCCTCTTCACCCTGCTCAACCTGCACGGGATCTCCGGCGCCCTCGAATTCACCGTGCAGGGAATCATCCTCATCGTCGCCGTTGCCCTCGGGTCCGTCCAGTTCCCGCGGCGCGCCAAGTCCGCCTCCACCACCGCATAG
- a CDS encoding ABC transporter permease: protein MTQQLQTLPAKAFSSRGFAADSPARPVFVALGVILIVAWVLFSFDGGQFFSQSNIVGIQQRSAALGIVAIGQTLAILAGSLDLSVAFLMSLSSLVAAETMAEYGVLPAIGAVLVVSALTGLVNGVAITALKVHAFIATLGVSLIIKGILEYRYDGPAGRVPESFQHLGYDRVGPVPVSALLWLAIAVSAWFLLRRTPLGYRIYAVGGGPEVARLSGVRTDRVIVATHVLCSLTAGIAGLLLAARLGAGAPTVGTDGGYDLESIAAVVLGGTALAGGKGGVAGTVGGVLLLAVLDSVFNQLEIDSFAKDVVRGLVLVAALAIYARRRRAR, encoded by the coding sequence ATGACCCAGCAGCTCCAGACCCTTCCTGCGAAGGCGTTCTCCTCGCGGGGCTTCGCCGCGGACAGCCCTGCCAGGCCCGTCTTCGTGGCCCTGGGCGTCATCCTCATCGTGGCGTGGGTCCTGTTCTCCTTCGACGGAGGACAGTTCTTCAGCCAGAGCAACATCGTCGGGATCCAGCAGCGGTCCGCCGCTCTCGGCATCGTCGCGATCGGCCAGACGCTCGCGATCCTCGCCGGGTCGCTTGACCTGTCCGTGGCCTTCCTGATGAGCCTGAGCTCACTCGTCGCCGCCGAGACCATGGCCGAGTACGGCGTGCTGCCGGCGATCGGCGCCGTTCTCGTCGTCAGCGCGCTGACGGGGCTCGTCAACGGGGTTGCCATCACCGCGCTGAAGGTGCACGCATTCATCGCGACACTCGGCGTGTCGCTCATCATCAAGGGCATCCTCGAGTACCGCTACGACGGTCCCGCCGGCCGCGTGCCCGAGTCCTTCCAGCACCTCGGCTACGACCGCGTCGGACCCGTGCCCGTCTCGGCACTGCTCTGGCTGGCGATCGCGGTGTCGGCCTGGTTCCTGTTGCGCCGCACCCCGCTCGGCTACCGCATCTACGCCGTCGGCGGCGGCCCGGAGGTGGCCCGCCTCTCCGGCGTGCGGACCGACCGCGTCATCGTCGCCACACACGTCCTCTGCTCCCTGACCGCGGGCATCGCCGGTCTGCTGCTGGCGGCCAGGCTCGGTGCCGGCGCGCCCACCGTCGGCACCGACGGCGGCTACGACCTGGAGTCCATCGCGGCAGTCGTCCTCGGCGGCACCGCCCTCGCGGGCGGCAAGGGCGGCGTCGCGGGCACGGTCGGCGGCGTACTCCTCCTCGCCGTCCTGGACAGCGTCTTCAACCAGCTGGAGATCGATTCCTTCGCCAAGGACGTGGTCCGTGGTCTCGTCCTCGTCGCCGCCCTGGCGATCTACGCCCGCCGGAGGCGAGCACGATGA
- a CDS encoding sugar ABC transporter ATP-binding protein has product MLTMRGIGKSFPGARVLTDVHLDVERGEVHALIGENGAGKSTLMKILAGVHTPDEGTITLDGRTVTFKHPTDAQNAGVAIIYQELTLLPERTVAENVFLGREPKRLGLVDRAAMETATTQLLDELGEGSFGPRDLVRRLSVAQQQVVEIVKALSVDARIVVMDEPTAALAESEVELLYRLVRRLSERGVAVLYISHRLREIFELADRVTVLKDGAKVTTLPIEELTTAGLVRLMVGRELTEYYPARATRPAGDVLLKVSGGGNAVLDGIDLELRAGEIVGLAGLQGAGRTELAKALFGAEPFTRGEMTPRRPGSVRDGIAAGIGLVTEDRKAEGLALHQSVRDNALLVARTRRRTTGASVLDLLKRVRLAPPSPEKEVRYLSGGNQQKVVLAKWLTVAPKVLLFDEPTRGVDVGAKAAIHELVRELAEDGMAVLMISSELPELIGMSDRVVVLRDGRIAGHLPADSSEEAVMHLAAGS; this is encoded by the coding sequence GTGTTGACCATGAGAGGTATCGGCAAGAGTTTCCCCGGTGCTCGCGTACTGACGGACGTCCATCTCGACGTGGAGCGCGGCGAGGTGCACGCCCTCATCGGCGAGAACGGCGCCGGGAAGTCGACGCTGATGAAGATCCTCGCCGGGGTGCACACGCCCGACGAGGGAACGATCACCCTCGACGGCCGGACCGTCACCTTCAAGCACCCGACGGACGCCCAGAACGCGGGCGTGGCGATCATCTACCAGGAGCTCACCCTCCTCCCCGAACGGACCGTCGCCGAGAACGTCTTCCTCGGCCGCGAGCCGAAGCGCCTCGGCCTGGTCGACAGAGCGGCGATGGAGACGGCCACCACGCAGCTCCTCGATGAGCTGGGTGAGGGCTCCTTCGGCCCGCGCGATCTGGTGCGCCGCCTCTCGGTGGCACAGCAGCAGGTGGTCGAGATCGTCAAGGCCCTCTCGGTGGACGCCCGCATCGTCGTCATGGACGAGCCGACGGCCGCCCTGGCCGAGAGCGAGGTCGAGCTGCTGTATCGGCTGGTCCGCCGACTGAGCGAGCGCGGTGTCGCCGTCCTCTACATCTCGCACCGCCTGCGGGAGATCTTCGAACTCGCCGACCGCGTCACCGTGCTCAAGGACGGGGCCAAGGTCACCACCCTCCCGATCGAGGAACTCACCACGGCAGGACTCGTCCGGCTGATGGTGGGCCGCGAGCTCACCGAGTACTACCCGGCGCGCGCGACGCGACCTGCCGGGGACGTGCTGCTCAAGGTGAGCGGTGGCGGCAACGCCGTCCTTGACGGGATCGACCTGGAACTGCGTGCGGGGGAGATCGTCGGTCTGGCCGGACTCCAGGGAGCCGGCCGTACCGAACTCGCCAAGGCGCTCTTCGGGGCCGAACCGTTCACCCGCGGCGAGATGACGCCCCGGCGACCGGGCTCGGTCCGGGACGGGATCGCCGCGGGCATCGGACTCGTCACCGAGGACCGCAAGGCCGAGGGACTCGCCCTGCACCAGTCGGTCCGCGACAACGCGCTCCTCGTGGCCCGGACCCGCCGCAGAACCACCGGGGCCTCGGTCCTGGACCTCCTCAAGCGGGTACGGCTGGCCCCGCCCAGTCCCGAGAAGGAGGTCCGGTACCTCTCCGGCGGCAATCAGCAGAAGGTCGTCCTCGCCAAGTGGCTGACGGTGGCTCCGAAGGTGCTCCTGTTCGACGAGCCCACCCGTGGCGTCGACGTCGGGGCGAAGGCCGCCATCCACGAGCTCGTACGGGAACTCGCCGAGGACGGCATGGCGGTCCTGATGATCTCCTCCGAGCTCCCCGAACTCATCGGTATGAGTGACCGCGTCGTCGTCCTGAGGGACGGGCGCATCGCCGGTCACCTGCCCGCAGACTCCTCGGAGGAAGCCGTGATGCACCTGGCGGCCGGGTCATGA
- a CDS encoding Gfo/Idh/MocA family protein translates to MLDIRRQSAEVRLGIVGTGFIGRIHARAARQAGARLVGVAGADLANATEGAQALGAEKAFETVTELITSGLIDVLHICTPNHLHAPIALEAMEAGLAVICEKPLATEAPTARLMAERAKDTGVVAAVPFAYRFHPMVREARERLTALGRISLIQGSYLQDWLLESTDDNWRLDPRQGGPGRTIGDIGSHWFDLVEFVTGDRITKLCAQTSVVVPERAGGGPVLTEDLATVQFTTASGALGSVAVSQVAPGRKNRLFLEVSAATGSLAFDQENPEQLWLGGRSGSQALVRDPLSLSEAAKRYSPLPAGHPQGFHDCFDAFVADAYAAIGGDVREGLPTFEDGARAAQLTDAALRSARDGRWVEC, encoded by the coding sequence ATGCTCGATATACGACGACAGTCAGCGGAAGTCAGGTTAGGCATCGTAGGAACCGGTTTCATAGGCCGGATCCATGCCCGAGCCGCACGACAGGCCGGCGCCCGCTTGGTGGGCGTCGCGGGAGCGGACCTGGCGAATGCCACTGAAGGCGCCCAGGCGCTCGGCGCGGAGAAGGCCTTCGAGACGGTCACCGAACTGATCACGTCGGGCCTGATCGACGTCCTGCACATCTGCACCCCCAACCATCTGCACGCCCCCATCGCGCTCGAGGCGATGGAGGCCGGTCTGGCCGTAATCTGCGAGAAGCCACTGGCAACCGAGGCCCCGACGGCTCGGCTCATGGCGGAACGGGCCAAGGACACCGGGGTGGTGGCCGCCGTCCCCTTCGCCTACCGCTTCCACCCGATGGTCAGGGAGGCCAGGGAGCGGCTGACCGCACTCGGCCGCATCAGCCTGATCCAAGGCAGCTACCTCCAGGACTGGCTGCTTGAGTCGACCGACGACAACTGGCGGCTGGATCCCCGACAAGGCGGTCCCGGACGCACGATCGGCGACATCGGCTCGCACTGGTTCGACCTCGTCGAGTTCGTGACGGGAGACCGAATCACCAAGCTCTGCGCACAGACCTCGGTGGTCGTTCCCGAGCGTGCGGGCGGGGGACCTGTCCTCACCGAGGACCTCGCCACCGTGCAGTTCACCACCGCCTCCGGGGCCCTCGGCTCGGTCGCCGTCAGCCAGGTCGCCCCGGGTCGCAAGAACCGCCTCTTCCTGGAGGTGTCCGCCGCCACCGGAAGCCTCGCCTTCGACCAGGAGAACCCCGAGCAGCTGTGGCTCGGCGGACGGAGCGGCTCCCAGGCGCTCGTACGCGACCCGCTGAGCCTGTCGGAGGCGGCCAAGCGGTACTCGCCGCTGCCGGCCGGGCATCCGCAGGGCTTCCACGACTGCTTCGACGCCTTCGTGGCGGACGCCTACGCCGCGATCGGCGGGGACGTCCGCGAAGGGCTGCCGACCTTCGAGGACGGCGCCCGCGCCGCTCAGCTCACGGACGCCGCACTCCGCTCGGCGCGGGACGGGAGGTGGGTCGAGTGTTGA
- a CDS encoding ROK family protein has product MTTEPAGAGALLAILRDGRARTRTELVQLTGLARSTVTQRLDVLADQRWIRPTEDAIFSGGRPATAFSFNSGARTVLAADLGATHARIAVTDLSTHVLAERSRDLRITEGPEHVLGWLVDEFTDLLTEVGRTLSDVCGVGIGLPGPVEHTSGRPVNPPIMPGWDGFDVPGWLAPRLGAPVLVDNDVNIMALGEHWAASPEVEHLLFVKVGTGIGCGIITEHRLHRGAQGSAGDIGHIRVATAGDEPCRCGNTGCLEAVAGGGALAARLRESGLQAADGRDVVALVRAGNPAAIQLIRQAGRDIGDVLASLVNFFNPGVIVIGGDISEAGEHLLAGVREVIYSRSLPLATQHLSIRGRQLDDRAGVIGAAVMVIEHTLSPAAVDRAIATSDLGEPTSP; this is encoded by the coding sequence TTGACCACCGAACCGGCAGGCGCCGGCGCCCTTCTGGCGATCCTGCGCGACGGCCGCGCACGCACCCGCACCGAGCTGGTGCAGCTCACCGGCCTCGCCAGATCGACCGTGACCCAACGGCTCGACGTCCTGGCTGACCAGCGGTGGATCCGCCCGACGGAGGACGCGATCTTCTCCGGCGGCAGGCCCGCCACGGCCTTCTCCTTCAATTCCGGGGCACGGACGGTTCTCGCTGCCGACCTTGGCGCCACGCACGCGCGGATCGCCGTCACCGACCTGTCCACCCACGTACTCGCCGAACGCAGCCGCGACCTGCGCATCACCGAGGGCCCCGAGCACGTCCTGGGCTGGCTCGTCGACGAGTTCACGGATCTGCTGACCGAGGTCGGACGCACCCTCAGCGACGTGTGCGGGGTCGGTATCGGTCTCCCCGGACCCGTCGAGCACACATCGGGCCGGCCCGTGAACCCGCCGATCATGCCGGGCTGGGACGGCTTCGACGTTCCCGGCTGGCTCGCGCCCCGCCTCGGCGCACCCGTCCTGGTGGACAACGACGTCAACATCATGGCCCTCGGGGAACACTGGGCCGCCAGCCCCGAGGTCGAGCACCTTCTCTTCGTGAAGGTCGGCACCGGAATCGGTTGCGGCATCATCACGGAACACCGCCTCCACCGCGGCGCCCAGGGCTCGGCCGGCGACATCGGCCACATCCGGGTGGCGACGGCCGGGGACGAACCATGCCGCTGTGGAAACACTGGCTGCCTCGAAGCGGTCGCCGGCGGCGGCGCCCTCGCCGCACGCCTCCGGGAGTCGGGACTGCAGGCCGCGGACGGCCGGGACGTGGTGGCCCTGGTCCGGGCCGGAAACCCCGCCGCGATCCAGTTGATCCGCCAGGCGGGCCGGGACATCGGCGACGTCCTGGCCTCGCTGGTGAACTTCTTCAACCCCGGAGTGATCGTCATCGGCGGCGACATCTCGGAAGCCGGAGAGCACCTGCTCGCCGGGGTGCGCGAGGTCATCTACAGTCGCTCCCTCCCGCTGGCGACCCAGCACCTCTCCATCCGGGGACGGCAACTCGACGACCGCGCCGGCGTGATCGGAGCCGCCGTCATGGTCATCGAGCACACCCTCAGCCCCGCGGCGGTCGACCGGGCCATCGCGACCTCGGACCTGGGGGAGCCCACGTCTCCGTGA
- a CDS encoding alpha-L-fucosidase, with product MFDRHGGRLRPVIRHSGLKLAGGNQGAYFQPYTGALSGSTVDINLILEAAYIPASGATQTPLTTVLAVGGNMFVRYSDATHLEFGYWAGATEGIKRVVTPAPSAGTAHNVGLAYERTSTGTVMRAFLDGAAVGTLTSTAPAVRTGSVADVGTEVHPTGTGRGLRGTITSVAYSTYSGAIPATDLPASSARYLRSGMEGSFATGNTYTGATGDVVNGTLARRSGGETIGAAGVQLAGGSQGLSFTPSSGAFTGSTIDTNLVLEAKYTRSAGSAPASLETLLSAGGNLFVRYSDATHLEFGFADPAGVKRSAVVPAPSSGVEHSVALVYERTASGAIARAFVDGTLAGSATSTTGGAWRLASAVADVGVGNDVHPTALSRGFVGTVRQAAYSTFTGPFNTSYLMSSAPCVTDTSVIQPARTIPVLYNECLDSLVTKASKVRPDPRQYTWQRYDQIVFLHFGVNTYTGNEWGYGNEDPDLFNPTALDTDQWARSLKDAGFAMGILTVKHHDGFLLYNSRYSTHDVGSSNWENGTGDVMKRFADSMRKYGLKVGIYVSPADENAYSNGTGLYANGSARSNRTIPTLVAGDNRAGTNPRTFTLPATDYGSYMLNQLYELLTQYGQIDEVWFDGASGHIPANKVENYDYDSWYSLIRSLAPTAVIAVAGPDARWVGNESGFARQNEWSTLPTTNAVQHYAIEGYYAADQGSRAVLATAGKRAEHLSWFPSETDVSIRPGWFYKANQDSQVKSVQNLTQIYHESVGRNSVLLLNIPPDKTGRFTSFGVNRLAEWRANIQRLYPANLAAGKTVTASATAAGSTPANAIDGSYETFWDTPSNAPATLTVDLGASRQVDGVIIAEEIRKGQQVDSFTVEYLNSSGNWVKVPTTEQTLSINAKRILPLSSIVTAKKFRLSITQARGPISIATFGLYKAGP from the coding sequence GTGTTCGATAGGCATGGTGGCCGGCTTCGCCCCGTCATCCGGCACTCCGGACTCAAGCTGGCCGGTGGAAACCAGGGAGCGTACTTCCAGCCGTACACCGGTGCGCTGAGCGGCTCGACGGTGGACATCAACCTGATCCTGGAAGCCGCCTACATCCCCGCCTCCGGTGCGACCCAGACCCCGCTCACCACCGTCCTCGCTGTGGGCGGCAACATGTTCGTGCGCTACTCGGACGCGACCCACCTCGAGTTCGGCTACTGGGCCGGCGCCACGGAGGGCATCAAGCGCGTTGTCACGCCGGCCCCGTCGGCTGGAACCGCGCACAACGTCGGCCTCGCGTACGAACGCACCTCCACCGGCACGGTCATGCGGGCCTTCCTCGACGGCGCGGCCGTCGGAACCCTCACCTCGACCGCCCCCGCGGTACGGACGGGTTCCGTCGCCGACGTCGGCACCGAGGTACACCCCACCGGAACCGGCCGGGGGCTCAGAGGCACGATCACCTCCGTGGCGTACAGCACGTACAGCGGCGCGATTCCCGCCACCGACCTCCCCGCGTCCAGCGCGAGGTATCTGAGATCCGGCATGGAGGGGTCCTTCGCCACGGGCAACACCTACACCGGTGCGACCGGGGACGTGGTCAACGGAACACTGGCCCGGCGCAGCGGTGGCGAGACGATCGGCGCGGCGGGTGTGCAACTGGCAGGCGGGTCACAGGGGTTGTCGTTCACGCCGTCGTCCGGCGCCTTCACCGGTTCGACGATCGATACCAACCTGGTACTGGAAGCGAAGTACACGCGCAGCGCGGGATCGGCCCCGGCCTCCCTGGAAACCCTGCTCTCAGCGGGTGGAAACCTGTTCGTGCGCTACTCGGACGCGACCCACCTCGAGTTCGGGTTCGCCGACCCCGCCGGCGTCAAGAGGAGCGCCGTGGTGCCCGCGCCGTCGTCAGGGGTCGAGCACTCCGTCGCCCTGGTTTACGAGCGCACGGCGAGCGGAGCGATCGCCCGTGCGTTCGTCGACGGGACCCTGGCAGGCAGCGCCACCTCGACCACCGGTGGCGCGTGGCGCCTCGCGAGCGCGGTGGCGGACGTCGGCGTGGGCAACGACGTGCACCCCACCGCTCTCAGCCGGGGATTCGTCGGCACCGTCCGGCAGGCCGCCTACAGCACGTTCACCGGGCCGTTCAACACCTCGTACCTGATGAGCTCCGCGCCGTGCGTGACCGACACCTCCGTGATCCAGCCTGCCCGGACGATCCCGGTACTGTACAACGAGTGCCTCGACAGCCTGGTGACCAAGGCGAGCAAGGTGCGTCCCGACCCCCGCCAGTACACCTGGCAGCGCTACGACCAGATCGTGTTCCTCCACTTCGGCGTCAACACGTACACCGGCAACGAGTGGGGCTACGGCAACGAGGATCCCGACCTGTTCAACCCGACCGCGCTCGACACCGACCAGTGGGCCAGGTCGCTGAAGGACGCCGGATTCGCCATGGGAATCCTGACCGTCAAGCACCACGACGGCTTCCTCCTCTACAACTCCCGGTACTCCACACACGATGTGGGGTCGAGCAACTGGGAGAACGGCACCGGCGACGTCATGAAGCGATTCGCCGACTCCATGCGCAAGTACGGCCTGAAGGTGGGAATCTACGTCTCGCCGGCTGACGAGAACGCCTACTCCAACGGGACGGGCCTCTACGCCAACGGCAGCGCCCGCAGCAACCGCACCATCCCCACGCTGGTCGCCGGGGACAACCGGGCGGGCACCAACCCGCGGACCTTCACCCTGCCGGCCACCGACTACGGCTCCTACATGCTCAACCAGCTCTACGAGCTGCTCACCCAGTACGGCCAGATCGACGAAGTGTGGTTTGACGGAGCCTCAGGCCACATCCCGGCCAACAAGGTCGAGAACTACGACTACGACAGCTGGTACTCCCTCATCCGCTCCCTCGCCCCGACCGCAGTGATCGCCGTCGCCGGCCCCGACGCCCGCTGGGTCGGCAACGAGAGCGGTTTCGCCCGGCAGAACGAGTGGTCGACCCTGCCCACCACGAACGCCGTCCAGCACTACGCGATCGAGGGCTATTACGCAGCCGACCAGGGCAGCCGCGCCGTGCTCGCCACGGCTGGCAAACGCGCGGAGCACCTGTCCTGGTTCCCGTCCGAGACCGACGTCAGCATCCGGCCGGGGTGGTTCTACAAGGCCAACCAGGACAGTCAGGTGAAGTCCGTCCAGAACCTCACCCAGATCTACCACGAGTCGGTCGGCCGGAATTCGGTACTCCTGCTGAACATCCCGCCGGACAAGACGGGCAGGTTCACCTCTTTTGGCGTGAACCGCCTGGCCGAGTGGCGTGCCAACATCCAGCGGCTCTACCCGGCCAACCTCGCGGCCGGGAAGACCGTGACCGCGAGCGCGACCGCCGCCGGCTCCACGCCGGCAAACGCGATCGACGGCAGCTACGAGACGTTCTGGGACACACCCAGCAACGCGCCCGCGACGCTGACCGTTGACCTGGGTGCGTCCCGACAGGTCGACGGAGTGATCATCGCCGAGGAGATCAGGAAGGGGCAGCAGGTCGACTCGTTCACCGTGGAATACCTGAACAGCTCAGGAAACTGGGTCAAGGTACCGACCACCGAACAGACCCTCAGCATCAACGCCAAACGCATCCTGCCGCTGTCGTCGATCGTCACCGCAAAGAAGTTCCGCCTCAGCATCACCCAGGCCCGAGGCCCGATCAGCATCGCTACGTTCGGCCTCTACAAGGCAGGACCGTGA
- a CDS encoding NF041680 family putative transposase, with protein MSLLPDAVRREAFAEASRFRGEFYECLTARRNELFELVDAVLCADGAVKSPVDLTLLPEHRRGHGAMYGGLNHGRIDVDRLRTLLAGLPLPRFDGGRLVLAVDVSPWLRSDAPCSADRLFCHVYGRAKTASQFIPGWPYSFVAALEPGATSWTAILDAVRLGPIDDATAITAAQLRGVVERLITAGQWQAGDPAIVIVSDAGYDVTRLAWVLRDLPVELVGRVRSDRVMRLPKPPRMHGVNGRPPKHGPEFRFTKPETWPEPATTTVTDTTNYGKAETQAWDRVHPRLTHRSSWLDHDGELPLVEGTLIRLKVEHLSKDRDAPPVWLWSSKTSATPDDVDRFWQAFLRRFDLEHTFRFVKQTLGWTTPKLRTPEAADRWTWILIVAHTQLRLARPLATELRRPWEKPTSLDRLTPARVRRGFRNIRARPARVPKPRGTGPGRPPGAKNKHPAPRYDVGKTVKRPETLKAIGKPGRSW; from the coding sequence GTGAGTCTGCTGCCTGATGCTGTTCGGAGGGAAGCGTTCGCGGAGGCGTCACGCTTCCGGGGCGAGTTCTACGAGTGTCTGACCGCTCGGCGCAACGAACTGTTCGAGTTGGTGGACGCGGTGCTGTGTGCCGATGGTGCGGTGAAGTCCCCGGTGGACTTGACCCTTCTGCCCGAGCACCGTCGTGGGCACGGAGCGATGTACGGCGGCCTGAACCACGGCAGGATCGACGTCGACCGGCTCCGGACGCTGCTGGCAGGGCTGCCCCTGCCGCGGTTCGACGGCGGGCGCCTGGTCTTGGCGGTCGATGTGTCACCGTGGCTCCGCTCGGACGCGCCGTGCTCAGCCGACCGACTGTTCTGTCACGTCTACGGCCGCGCGAAAACGGCCTCGCAGTTCATCCCGGGCTGGCCCTACTCTTTCGTGGCCGCACTGGAGCCGGGCGCCACATCCTGGACCGCGATCCTGGACGCGGTCCGGCTCGGACCGATCGACGACGCGACCGCGATCACCGCCGCCCAGCTCCGAGGAGTCGTTGAACGACTCATCACCGCGGGGCAGTGGCAGGCCGGGGACCCGGCCATCGTGATCGTCAGCGATGCCGGCTACGACGTCACCCGCCTGGCCTGGGTCCTGCGCGACCTGCCCGTCGAGCTGGTCGGCCGGGTCCGCTCCGACCGCGTCATGCGCCTGCCGAAACCACCGAGGATGCACGGCGTCAACGGCCGGCCGCCCAAGCACGGCCCAGAGTTCCGCTTCACCAAGCCAGAGACCTGGCCCGAACCCGCGACCACCACGGTCACCGACACCACCAACTACGGCAAGGCCGAGACCCAGGCGTGGGACCGCGTCCATCCAAGGCTCACCCACCGCTCCTCCTGGCTCGACCACGATGGTGAACTGCCCTTGGTCGAAGGAACGCTGATTCGTTTGAAGGTCGAGCACCTGTCGAAAGACCGGGACGCCCCACCGGTGTGGTTATGGTCCTCGAAGACCAGCGCGACCCCGGACGATGTGGATCGTTTCTGGCAGGCGTTCCTCCGCCGCTTCGACCTGGAGCACACGTTCCGCTTCGTGAAGCAGACCCTGGGCTGGACCACCCCGAAACTCCGCACCCCCGAGGCTGCGGACCGCTGGACCTGGATCTTGATCGTCGCCCACACCCAGCTCCGACTGGCCCGCCCACTCGCCACGGAACTCCGTAGGCCGTGGGAGAAGCCCACCAGCCTCGACCGGCTCACCCCGGCCCGGGTCCGCCGAGGGTTTCGGAACATCCGCGCTCGCCCGGCCCGTGTTCCCAAACCCCGAGGCACCGGACCCGGCCGGCCACCCGGCGCCAAGAACAAACACCCGGCACCCCGCTACGACGTCGGCAAAACCGTCAAACGACCCGAGACCCTCAAGGCCATCGGCAAGCCTGGAAGATCTTGGTAG
- a CDS encoding IS5 family transposase → MPHDLPPHTTVYGYFKEWERDGTAEEIHDTLRDQLRAKKGRRILPTAAIVDAQSVKASPNAPEESQGFDGGKKVKGRKRHIATDTLGLLLVLIVTAAGVQDSTGGKRILDTLATQWPTVTKTWVDAGYNNGVVRHGAHLGIDVEVVARDKEQKGFVVQPIRWRVEQTFGIMSRDKRLHRDYEALPDRSRSMIHWAMVNSMTTRLTASPDRSRQYLRQKPLAEA, encoded by the coding sequence CTGCCGCACGACTTGCCGCCACACACCACGGTCTACGGATACTTCAAGGAATGGGAGAGAGACGGCACGGCCGAGGAGATCCACGACACGCTCCGTGACCAACTGCGGGCGAAGAAGGGCCGCAGAATCCTGCCCACTGCGGCCATCGTGGACGCCCAGTCGGTGAAAGCCTCTCCGAACGCCCCGGAAGAATCGCAGGGCTTCGACGGAGGCAAGAAGGTCAAGGGGCGCAAGCGGCACATCGCCACCGACACCCTCGGACTCCTCCTCGTCCTGATTGTCACGGCCGCGGGCGTCCAGGACTCCACGGGCGGGAAACGGATCCTGGACACCCTCGCCACCCAGTGGCCCACCGTCACGAAAACCTGGGTCGACGCCGGCTACAACAACGGCGTCGTCCGCCACGGCGCCCACCTCGGCATCGACGTCGAAGTCGTCGCCCGCGACAAGGAACAGAAAGGCTTCGTCGTCCAGCCGATCCGATGGCGCGTCGAGCAGACCTTCGGGATCATGTCCCGGGACAAGCGGCTCCACCGGGACTACGAAGCATTACCCGACAGATCCCGCTCGATGATCCACTGGGCCATGGTCAACTCCATGACCACCCGCCTCACCGCCAGTCCGGACAGAAGCCGGCAATACCTCCGCCAGAAACCCCTCGCGGAAGCCTAA